A single window of Modestobacter italicus DNA harbors:
- a CDS encoding ABC transporter ATP-binding protein: MSPVDPDAAISVRGLVKRYGDRNAVDGLDLDIARGEIFALLGPNGAGKTTTVEVLEGYRERDGGEVQVLGVDPARGGRRWKADIGIVLQSGAGDSQLTCLELLRAHAAYYPDPRDPAEVLELVGLTEKAGARGRTLSGGQRRRLDVALGIVGRPRLLFLDEPTTGFDPEARRQFWSLIRSLRDLGTTMLLTTHYLDEAEELADRVGVIARGRLVEVAVPSELGGRGQAPAVVHWTEGGVRRAAETATPTAFVAELAARFPGEVPDLAVARPTLEDVYLRMIGEPS; encoded by the coding sequence ATGAGCCCGGTGGACCCCGATGCCGCCATCTCGGTGCGCGGCCTGGTGAAGCGCTACGGCGACCGCAACGCCGTCGACGGGCTGGACCTCGACATCGCGCGCGGGGAGATCTTCGCGCTGCTGGGCCCCAACGGCGCCGGCAAGACCACCACCGTCGAGGTGCTCGAGGGCTACCGCGAGCGGGACGGCGGGGAGGTCCAGGTGCTCGGGGTCGACCCGGCCCGCGGTGGCCGCCGGTGGAAGGCCGACATCGGCATCGTGCTGCAGTCCGGCGCCGGGGACAGCCAGCTGACCTGCCTGGAGCTGCTCCGGGCGCACGCCGCCTACTACCCCGACCCGCGCGACCCGGCCGAGGTGCTCGAGCTGGTCGGCCTGACCGAGAAGGCCGGTGCCCGCGGGCGCACCCTCTCCGGCGGGCAGCGGCGCCGGCTGGACGTCGCGCTGGGCATCGTCGGCCGCCCCCGGCTGCTCTTCCTCGACGAGCCGACCACCGGGTTCGACCCCGAGGCGCGCCGGCAGTTCTGGTCGCTCATCCGCTCCCTGCGCGACCTGGGGACGACGATGTTGCTCACCACGCACTACCTGGACGAGGCCGAGGAGCTCGCCGACCGGGTGGGCGTCATCGCCCGCGGCCGGCTGGTCGAGGTCGCCGTCCCCAGTGAGCTGGGCGGCCGCGGCCAGGCTCCGGCTGTCGTGCACTGGACCGAGGGCGGCGTCCGGCGCGCGGCCGAGACCGCCACCCCCACCGCGTTCGTCGCCGAGCTGGCGGCGCGGTTCCCCGGCGAGGTGCCGGACCTGGCCGTCGCCCGCCCGACCCTGGAAGACGTGTACCTGCGGATGATCGGCGAGCCCTCATGA
- a CDS encoding thymidine phosphorylase, with product MTAPFDAIDVIRAKRDGVVLSAEQIRWVIGAYTGGQVPDEQMSALLMAVFFRGMTPEELAVWTQAMIDSGVRKDLSGLGRPTADKHSTGGVGDKVTLPLAPLVAACGVAVPQLSGRGLGHTGGTLDKLEAVPGWRAALSDEEYVSQLRDVGAVICAAGNDLAPADKVLYALRDVTGTVESIPLIASSIMSKKIAEGADALVLDVKTGSGAFMRDPDDARTLARTMVGLGEAAGVRTVALVTAMDRPLGRAAGNAVEVAESVEVLAGGGPADVVELTLALAREMLAGVGRDDVDPADALADGRAMDVWRRMIAAQGGDPDAALPQPAERHVVTAPATGTLTRLDAYALGVAAWRLGAGRARKEDPVSAAAGVVWTAGVGEQVTAGQPLLELQTDDAARIPRALEALEGAIGVDTADEPLPLVLDRITA from the coding sequence ATGACGGCGCCGTTCGACGCGATCGACGTCATCCGTGCCAAGCGGGACGGCGTCGTCCTCTCCGCCGAGCAGATCCGCTGGGTGATCGGTGCCTACACCGGTGGGCAGGTGCCCGACGAGCAGATGAGCGCGCTGCTCATGGCGGTGTTCTTCCGCGGCATGACGCCCGAGGAGCTGGCCGTCTGGACCCAGGCCATGATCGACTCCGGCGTCCGCAAGGACCTCTCCGGGCTCGGCCGGCCGACCGCCGACAAGCACTCCACCGGCGGCGTCGGGGACAAGGTCACCCTGCCGCTCGCGCCGCTGGTCGCCGCCTGCGGGGTGGCTGTGCCGCAGCTGTCCGGCCGCGGCCTGGGCCACACCGGAGGGACGCTGGACAAGCTGGAGGCCGTCCCCGGCTGGCGCGCGGCGCTGAGCGACGAGGAGTACGTGTCTCAGCTGCGGGACGTCGGCGCGGTCATCTGCGCGGCCGGCAACGACCTCGCCCCGGCCGACAAGGTGCTGTACGCGCTGCGCGACGTCACCGGCACGGTCGAGTCGATCCCGCTGATCGCCAGCTCGATCATGAGCAAGAAGATCGCCGAGGGCGCCGACGCGCTGGTGCTCGACGTGAAGACCGGGTCGGGCGCGTTCATGCGCGACCCCGACGACGCCCGCACGCTGGCCCGCACCATGGTCGGTCTGGGCGAGGCCGCCGGGGTGCGCACGGTCGCCCTGGTCACCGCCATGGACCGGCCGCTGGGCAGGGCCGCGGGCAACGCCGTGGAGGTCGCCGAGTCCGTCGAGGTGCTGGCCGGCGGTGGCCCGGCCGACGTCGTCGAGCTCACCCTCGCGCTGGCCCGGGAGATGCTCGCCGGGGTCGGCCGGGACGACGTCGACCCCGCCGACGCCCTCGCCGACGGCCGCGCCATGGACGTGTGGCGCCGGATGATCGCCGCCCAGGGCGGCGATCCGGACGCCGCGCTGCCGCAGCCGGCCGAGCGGCACGTGGTCACCGCCCCGGCCACCGGCACGCTGACCCGGCTCGACGCCTACGCCCTCGGCGTCGCGGCCTGGCGGCTGGGCGCCGGCCGGGCGCGCAAGGAGGACCCGGTCTCGGCCGCGGCCGGTGTGGTGTGGACCGCCGGGGTGGGGGAGCAGGTGACCGCCGGTCAGCCGCTGCTGGAGCTGCAGACCGACGACGCCGCTCGGATCCCGCGGGCGCTGGAGGCGCTGGAGGGCGCGATCGGCGTCGACACCGCCGACGAGCCGCTCCCCCTGGTCCTGGACCGCATCACCGCGTGA
- a CDS encoding cytidine deaminase → MAQVPDLDWDALRAAAREAMTHAYAPYSQFPVGVAGLVDDGRVVTGCNVENASYGLGLCAECGMVSDLARTGGGRLVAVACVGGDGQPLMPCGRCRQLLWEHGGADMLIETVSLGIVMMREVLPDAFGPEDLVAAAARA, encoded by the coding sequence GTGGCACAGGTACCCGACCTGGACTGGGACGCGCTGCGCGCGGCGGCCCGGGAGGCGATGACGCACGCCTACGCGCCGTACTCGCAGTTCCCGGTCGGCGTCGCCGGGCTGGTGGACGACGGTCGGGTCGTCACCGGCTGCAACGTCGAGAACGCCTCCTACGGGCTGGGCCTGTGCGCCGAGTGCGGCATGGTCAGCGACCTCGCCCGCACCGGCGGCGGCCGGCTGGTGGCGGTGGCCTGCGTCGGCGGGGACGGCCAGCCGCTGATGCCCTGCGGCCGCTGCCGGCAGCTGCTCTGGGAGCACGGCGGCGCGGACATGCTCATCGAGACCGTCTCGCTGGGCATCGTGATGATGCGCGAGGTGCTGCCCGACGCGTTCGGTCCCGAGGACCTCGTCGCGGCGGCGGCCAGGGCATGA
- a CDS encoding ABC transporter permease, with protein sequence MSTSVTTTETGGPAAGRPSALRRLQAAGTPGRLAIALAGLVVLFSVVRVVSGQDALTSSSVMTAALLLSTPLLLVALGGLFSERAGVVNIGLEGMMILGTWGAGYAGYQWGWTAAIVGGLLMGALGGLLHALATVTFGVDHTISGVAINILAAGVVRFLSESLYSGRSDGAGITQSPSLSSKPPSFSLPVLSSGPDLLGDLEAKHWFLVSDVAGIVRGFTSDVGVLTLVAVLLVPATYLLLWRTAFGLRLRSCGENPAAADSLGVPVYRIKYIAVVVSGALAGLGGVVLVFVANIYREGQTNGRGYIGLAALIFGNWRPGGLTGGAFLFGFADGLQLRSRSAVVALLLIVALILAVVAVFQFPRRRWVQGSLAVVFAVLALVGYLTIDELPTGIVSFTPHLVTLLVLSLASQRLRPPKADGLVYRRGEH encoded by the coding sequence ATGAGCACGTCTGTGACGACGACGGAGACCGGCGGCCCTGCGGCCGGCCGGCCCTCGGCGCTGCGCCGGCTGCAGGCCGCCGGCACGCCGGGCCGGCTGGCGATCGCGCTGGCCGGGCTGGTCGTGCTCTTCTCCGTCGTCCGGGTGGTCAGCGGGCAGGACGCGCTGACGTCGTCGTCGGTGATGACGGCGGCGCTGCTGCTGAGCACCCCGCTGCTGTTGGTGGCCCTCGGCGGGCTGTTCTCCGAGCGCGCGGGCGTGGTCAACATCGGCCTCGAGGGCATGATGATCCTCGGCACCTGGGGCGCCGGGTACGCCGGCTACCAGTGGGGCTGGACGGCGGCGATCGTCGGCGGCCTGCTGATGGGCGCGCTGGGCGGGCTCCTGCACGCGCTCGCCACGGTCACCTTCGGCGTCGACCACACCATCTCCGGCGTCGCGATCAACATCCTGGCGGCCGGCGTCGTCCGGTTCCTCTCCGAGTCGCTGTACAGCGGCCGGAGCGACGGCGCGGGCATCACCCAGTCGCCGTCGCTGTCGTCCAAGCCGCCGTCGTTCTCGCTGCCGGTGCTGTCCAGCGGTCCGGACCTGCTCGGAGACCTCGAGGCCAAGCACTGGTTCCTGGTCAGCGACGTCGCCGGCATCGTGCGCGGCTTCACCTCCGACGTCGGGGTGCTCACCCTGGTGGCGGTGCTCCTCGTGCCGGCCACCTACCTGCTGCTGTGGCGTACAGCCTTCGGGCTCCGGCTGCGCTCGTGCGGGGAGAACCCGGCCGCGGCCGACTCGCTGGGCGTGCCGGTCTACCGGATCAAGTACATCGCGGTGGTCGTCTCCGGGGCGCTGGCCGGGCTGGGCGGCGTGGTGCTGGTCTTCGTGGCCAACATCTACCGCGAGGGGCAGACCAACGGGCGCGGGTACATCGGCCTGGCCGCGCTGATCTTCGGCAACTGGCGCCCGGGCGGCCTGACCGGCGGAGCGTTCCTGTTCGGCTTCGCCGACGGCCTGCAGCTGCGCAGCCGCAGCGCCGTGGTGGCGCTGCTGCTGATCGTCGCGCTGATCCTCGCCGTGGTGGCCGTCTTCCAGTTCCCGCGGCGGCGCTGGGTGCAGGGGTCGCTGGCCGTGGTGTTCGCCGTCCTGGCGCTGGTCGGCTACCTGACCATCGACGAGCTGCCGACCGGCATCGTGTCGTTCACCCCGCACCTGGTCACGCTGCTGGTGCTGTCGCTGGCCTCCCAGCGGCTGCGCCCACCGAAGGCCGACGGCCTGGTCTACCGACGAGGAGAGCACTAG